A single region of the Montipora capricornis isolate CH-2021 chromosome 13, ASM3666992v2, whole genome shotgun sequence genome encodes:
- the LOC138030518 gene encoding uncharacterized protein: MNKNDKIQEGQVQINDLNNYKPLDKPIVKETHTKVSRLISELSRNNYIDDMTKKWLSQTPNPPRIPEFYTLTKIHKPTLVGRPIISGCNGPTERISAFVDTLLQPISTSQTSYLKDSTDLINFIEKTKMGKRTFLVTMDVTSLYTNIPQEEGITTVCNAYENFHKNNPPIPTNYIKEMLRLILKENSFQFNGKNYLQIHGTAMGTKMAVAFANIFMAYIETEILSKSVIEPLIWKRYIDDIFSLWDVSKQDIDKFITQANSHHPTIKFTAEISNTEATFLDTVVYKGKRFQNQSTLDVKTHFKPTETFQYTHFSSCHPPGVKKGFVKGQALRLLRTNSSKTTFEENINKFK; the protein is encoded by the coding sequence atgaataaaaatgataaaatacaaGAGGGCCAAGTCCAAATCAATGACCTAAATAACTACAAGCCTCTTGACAAACCCATAGTGAAAGAAACACATACGAAAGTGTCACGCTTGATCTCAGAATTAAGCCGTAACAACTATATCgatgacatgactaaaaaatggtTGTCTCAAACACCAAATCCACCGCGAATACCTGAATTCTATACCCTTACTAAAATCCACAAGCCTACTCTTGTTGGGAGACCAATAATCTCTGGTTGTAACGGGCCTACAGAAAGAATATCAGCATTTGTTGACACATTACTTCAGCCTATTTCCACATCACAAACGTCTTATCTGAAAGACTCCACAGATTTAATCAACTTCATTGAAAAGACGAAGATGGGAAAACGAACTTTCCTTGTAACGATGGACGTCACAAGTCTATATACAAATATACCGCAAGAAGAGGGAATCACTACAGTATGCAATGCGtacgaaaattttcacaaaaataaccctCCAATTCCCACTAACTATATCAAAGAAATGCTAAGACTTATACTTAAAGAGAACTCTTTCCAATTCAACGGAAAGAACTATCTTCAAATTCACGGTACCGCTATGGGTACGAAAATGGCCGTTGCTTTTGCAAACATCTTCATGGCCTACATCGAGACAGAAATTCTTAGCAAAAGCGTCATAGAGCCACTGATTTGGaaacgatacattgacgacattttttcgttgtgggatgtcagcaaacaggatatagacaagttcatcacacaagcaaactcacaccaccctacaataaaatttacggctgagATCTCGAACACTGAAGCCACATTTCTAGACACTGTTGTATACAaaggcaaacgttttcaaaatcaatccacTCTGGATGTAAAAACACACTTCAAGccaactgaaacctttcagtacaCCCATTTTTCCTCCTGCCACCCACCAGGTGTCAAAAAAGGATTCGTGAAGGGCCAAGCCCTAAGACTCCTACgcactaactcttcaaaaacaacttttgaagagaacattaACAAATTTAAATGA
- the LOC138030520 gene encoding uncharacterized protein, translating to MDEDEAVSNVSLSSSDSSAGVAELSSKSLFSYLQKKGVSADHCKVVECYVNLGKVMYSHGILEAQNIMNPGHNFPYVLYNSAIISRTASSSSVSTISTLSPISSSFEDEIPLSQLSGVPKLKRSKPREFPAAGKKAKTTLLGEDFKLPALSVKVKKCVEENIPLDDATRRQLIRETVTCLVAYADQERLTSAHFTEVAKLLCKSVPVLCDEKPPSWPEDVEFQFWASTKSLLRKRHSNVKSFERNSLKKEVSDSVIDVGGDQTEEDLKKHEKELEKELKRKPINWKAVEQLQRVTFSSRWDEISGKHAVEKVLEQYPYLDHERVLLWELELHISRLKKQSCNVKIFISRLEKLLKCFLTKSSNDESLDALQHIHQPFNTEPLLLTLPASDNMESFLSKVPSNHPYLVFTEGEGCLDKAQVFLILEKDVLCECLPVSEDISVFASSLVSLIAVYYTFNLEYPDGWKYLFKILEEHVLDIPPKRKSYALKQLENRLLKKLNGASSSV from the exons ATGGATGAGGATGAAGCAGTGTCAAATGTATCTCTTTCAAGTTCAGATAGCAGTGCAGGTGTTGCTGAATTAAGCAGTAAATCGTTGTTCTCGTATCTTCAGAAAAAGGGCGTCTCAGCCGATCATTGTAAAGTTGTAGAAT GTTATGTTAATCTGGGTAAGGTCATGTACAGTCATGGAATTTTAGAAGCTCAAAATATCATGAACCCTGGTCACAACTTTCCCTATGTTTTATAT aACTCTGCGATTATTTCTCGAACTGCCTCTTCAAGTTCTGTGTCCACCATCTCAACACTGAGTCCAATAAGTAGTTCTTTTGAAGATGAAATACCTCTGTCTCAGTTGAGTGGTGTACCTAAACTGAAGAGGAGCAAGCCCAGAGAATTTCCAGCAGcaggaaaaaaagcaaagaccACTCTCTTGGGGGAAGACTTCAAATTACCTGCTCTTTCAGTGAAGGTCAAAAAGTGTGTGGAAGAAAACATACCTCTTGATGACGCAACCAGAAGGCAGCTGATAAGAGAGACTGTCACCTGCTTGGTAGCTTATGCAGATCAAGAACGCCTGACATCAGCACATTTTACAGAAGTTGCAAAACTTCTATGCAAGAGTGTACCTGTCTTGTGTGATGAAAAACCCCCATCATGGCCTGAGGATGTGGAATTTCAATTCTGG GCCTCTACAAAGTCTCTTCTCAGAAAAAGGCACTCAAATGTAAagagttttgaaagaaattcacTGAAAAAAGAGGTCAGTGACTCTGTGATTGATGTGGGTGGGGATCAAACTGAAGAAGACCTCAAAAAGCATGAGAAAGAACTGGAGAAAGAGCTTAAAAGGAAGCCCATCAACTGGAAAGCGGTAGAGCAGCTGCAGAGAGTCACATTTTCATCAAGATGGGATGAAATTAGTGGCAAACATGCTGTCGAGAAAGTCCTGGAGCAATATCCTTACTTGGATCATGAAAGAGTG TTGTTGTGGGAGTTGGAATTACACATCTCCCGACTGAAGAAACAAAGTTGTAATGTCAAGATCTTCATTAGCCGTTTGGAAAAGCTTTTGAAGTGTTTCCTGACCAAAAGCAGCAATGATGAAT CATTAGATGCACTGCAGCATATTCATCAACCATTCAACACGGAGCCCTTGCTACTGACATTACCG GCAAGTGACAACATGGAAAGCTTTTTGAGTAAAGTTCCGTCAAATCATCCCTATTTGGTTTTCACTGAGGGTGAGGGCTGTCTTGATAAAGCTCAAGTTTTCCTTATTTTGGAGAAGGATGTGTTGTGCGAGTGCCTACCAGTCAGTGAAGATATCAGCGTCTTTGCATCATCATTGGTGTCTCTAATTGCAGTCTACTATACTTTCAATTTGGAGTATCCAGATGGCTGGAAATATCtcttcaagattttggaagagCATGTCTTGGATATTCCTCCAAAACGGAAAAGCTATGCTTTGAAGCAGCTTGAAAATAGACTTCTCAAAAAGCTCAATGGAGCAAGCAGCTCTGTTTGA